One part of the Haliaeetus albicilla chromosome 9, bHalAlb1.1, whole genome shotgun sequence genome encodes these proteins:
- the TMEM44 gene encoding transmembrane protein 44 isoform X1, whose protein sequence is MPGMLATGHSDSAAWPAACLAGEPSCVSWGLWMLAALCWIAARSLLSCECPGQGHRQPSIPCLLYSFLGHICNTVGALLASQLGIQILTGAYMAVADVVRFLLTLFPLCPPESRKTAGLPRRRRRRWRRLRGGLLALTLPLSVGAGRSLLAPGPPWPSRGQLKGAQRRLLGAVFEDNREALGFVLGLLSAFVALTVRIPALSRACRGKPRQWRRLWATLCSAAASVLYAAAIVTYSQQPARVLRALPWLLIALGSAALDVVLLFITCTAKSQVGQRLVPEVPDAWAPLAGDGEEGDRRAVQEEVANWAPLKTFPKPRSGPRMVTTSHCLDLMIRLVQQTGHSVARLPRDAQMGAAGPMPPQPPACPPLPALHTGLSSSSSSDAASVNSELEVLAAVKETAANSCNGEVNFLPWDDFVPQNVCGADQRKLQKCRRQCKGQEGAASLHSQG, encoded by the exons ATGCCGGGGATGCTGGCCACGGGGCACAGCGACTCTGCCGCCTGGCCAGCGGCTTGCCTGGCTGGGGAGCCGAGCTGCGTGTCCTGGGGGCTCTGGATGCTGGCTGCGCTGTGCTGGATCGCCGCCCGCTCCCT GCTGTCCTGCGAGTGCCCGGGGCAGGGCCATCGGCAGCCGTCCATCCCCTGCCTCCTGTACAGCTTCCTGGGCCACATCTGCAACACGGTTGGGGCGCTGCTCGCCAGCCAGCTCGGCATCCAG ATCCTCACAGGCGCCTACATGGCCGTGGCCGATGTCGTCCGCTTCCTGCTCACCCTCTTTCCCCTGTGCCCGCCTGAGTCCCGTAAGACAGCAG GTCTGCCccgccggaggaggaggaggtggcggCGGCTGCGGGGTGGTCTGCTCGCCCTCACCCTGCCCCTGTCTGTGGGTGCTGGCAGGTCTCTGCTGGCGCCGGGCCCCCCCTGGCCCTCCCGGGGGCAGCTCAAGGGAGCCCAGCGGAGGCTGCTCGGGGCAGTGTTCGAG GACAACAGGGAAGCGCTGGGCTTTGTCCTggggctgctctctgccttcGTTGCCCTCACGGTCAGGATCCCCGCACTCTCCAGAGCG TGCAGGGGGAAGCCACGCCAGTGGAGGCGGCTGTGGGCCACCCTCTGCTCGGCCGCAGCCAGCGTCCTCTACGCAGCAGCGATTGTCACCTATAGCCAGCAGCCTGCGCGCGTCCTGAGGGCCCTGCCCTGGCTCCTGATTGCCCTGGGCTCTGCTGCACTGGATGTGGTC CTCCTGTTCATCACCTGCACGGCCAAGAGCCAGGTGGGCCAGCGGCTTGTACCAGAGGTCCCTGATGCTTGGGCCCCCCTGGCTGGAGATGGAGAGGAAGGTGACAGAAGAGCAGTAcaagaagag GTTGCGAACTGGGCCCCACTTAAGACGTTTCCAAAACCCAGGTCTGGGCCCAGAATGGTGACAACCAGCCACTGCTTAGACCTGATGATCAGGCTGGTGCAGCAG ACTGGTCACAGTGTGGCAAGGCTGCCCAGGGATGCACAGATGGGTGCAGCAGGTCCCATGCCACCGCagccccctgcctgccccccgctcccagccctgcacacGGGGCTCTCCTCATCCAGCTCTTCTGACGCTGCCTCCGTCAACTCGGAGCTCGAG GTGCTGGCTGCCGTAAAGGAGACTGCTGCTAATTCCTGCAATGGGGAGGTGAATTTCTTGCCCTGGGATGATTTTGTGCCTCAAAATGTGTGTGGTGCAGACCAGAGGAAGCTGCAGAAATGTAGGAGACAATGCAAAGGTCAGGAGGGAGCAGCCAGTTTGCATTCACAGGGCTGA
- the TMEM44 gene encoding transmembrane protein 44 isoform X2, with protein MPGMLATGHSDSAAWPAACLAGEPSCVSWGLWMLAALCWIAARSLLSCECPGQGHRQPSIPCLLYSFLGHICNTVGALLASQLGIQILTGAYMAVADVVRFLLTLFPLCPPESRKTAGLPRRRRRRWRRLRGGLLALTLPLSVGAGRSLLAPGPPWPSRGQLKGAQRRLLGAVFEDNREALGFVLGLLSAFVALTVRIPALSRACRGKPRQWRRLWATLCSAAASVLYAAAIVTYSQQPARVLRALPWLLIALGSAALDVVLLFITCTAKSQVGQRLVPEVPDAWAPLAGDGEEGDRRAVQEEVANWAPLKTFPKPRSGPRMVTTSHCLDLMIRLVQQTGHSVARLPRDAQMGAAGPMPPQPPACPPLPALHTGLSSSSSSDAASVNSELEWDFEDATVQWSQPSPAAQPCSVLCPGTFGQPAAPPRCPEHPSPWLSKQ; from the exons ATGCCGGGGATGCTGGCCACGGGGCACAGCGACTCTGCCGCCTGGCCAGCGGCTTGCCTGGCTGGGGAGCCGAGCTGCGTGTCCTGGGGGCTCTGGATGCTGGCTGCGCTGTGCTGGATCGCCGCCCGCTCCCT GCTGTCCTGCGAGTGCCCGGGGCAGGGCCATCGGCAGCCGTCCATCCCCTGCCTCCTGTACAGCTTCCTGGGCCACATCTGCAACACGGTTGGGGCGCTGCTCGCCAGCCAGCTCGGCATCCAG ATCCTCACAGGCGCCTACATGGCCGTGGCCGATGTCGTCCGCTTCCTGCTCACCCTCTTTCCCCTGTGCCCGCCTGAGTCCCGTAAGACAGCAG GTCTGCCccgccggaggaggaggaggtggcggCGGCTGCGGGGTGGTCTGCTCGCCCTCACCCTGCCCCTGTCTGTGGGTGCTGGCAGGTCTCTGCTGGCGCCGGGCCCCCCCTGGCCCTCCCGGGGGCAGCTCAAGGGAGCCCAGCGGAGGCTGCTCGGGGCAGTGTTCGAG GACAACAGGGAAGCGCTGGGCTTTGTCCTggggctgctctctgccttcGTTGCCCTCACGGTCAGGATCCCCGCACTCTCCAGAGCG TGCAGGGGGAAGCCACGCCAGTGGAGGCGGCTGTGGGCCACCCTCTGCTCGGCCGCAGCCAGCGTCCTCTACGCAGCAGCGATTGTCACCTATAGCCAGCAGCCTGCGCGCGTCCTGAGGGCCCTGCCCTGGCTCCTGATTGCCCTGGGCTCTGCTGCACTGGATGTGGTC CTCCTGTTCATCACCTGCACGGCCAAGAGCCAGGTGGGCCAGCGGCTTGTACCAGAGGTCCCTGATGCTTGGGCCCCCCTGGCTGGAGATGGAGAGGAAGGTGACAGAAGAGCAGTAcaagaagag GTTGCGAACTGGGCCCCACTTAAGACGTTTCCAAAACCCAGGTCTGGGCCCAGAATGGTGACAACCAGCCACTGCTTAGACCTGATGATCAGGCTGGTGCAGCAG ACTGGTCACAGTGTGGCAAGGCTGCCCAGGGATGCACAGATGGGTGCAGCAGGTCCCATGCCACCGCagccccctgcctgccccccgctcccagccctgcacacGGGGCTCTCCTCATCCAGCTCTTCTGACGCTGCCTCCGTCAACTCGGAGCTCGAG TGGGACTTTGAAGATGCGACAGTGCAGTggagccagcccagccctgctgctcagCCTTGCTCTGTGCTGTGCCCAGGCACCTTCGGACAACCTGCAGCCCCTCCGAGATGCCCCGAGCACCCGTCCCCCTGGCTGAGCAAGCAGTAA
- the TMEM44 gene encoding transmembrane protein 44 isoform X3 yields the protein MPGMLATGHSDSAAWPAACLAGEPSCVSWGLWMLAALCWIAARSLLSCECPGQGHRQPSIPCLLYSFLGHICNTVGALLASQLGIQILTGAYMAVADVVRFLLTLFPLCPPESRKTAGLPRRRRRRWRRLRGGLLALTLPLSVGAGRSLLAPGPPWPSRGQLKGAQRRLLGAVFECRGKPRQWRRLWATLCSAAASVLYAAAIVTYSQQPARVLRALPWLLIALGSAALDVVLLFITCTAKSQVGQRLVPEVPDAWAPLAGDGEEGDRRAVQEEVANWAPLKTFPKPRSGPRMVTTSHCLDLMIRLVQQTGHSVARLPRDAQMGAAGPMPPQPPACPPLPALHTGLSSSSSSDAASVNSELEVLAAVKETAANSCNGEVNFLPWDDFVPQNVCGADQRKLQKCRRQCKGQEGAASLHSQG from the exons ATGCCGGGGATGCTGGCCACGGGGCACAGCGACTCTGCCGCCTGGCCAGCGGCTTGCCTGGCTGGGGAGCCGAGCTGCGTGTCCTGGGGGCTCTGGATGCTGGCTGCGCTGTGCTGGATCGCCGCCCGCTCCCT GCTGTCCTGCGAGTGCCCGGGGCAGGGCCATCGGCAGCCGTCCATCCCCTGCCTCCTGTACAGCTTCCTGGGCCACATCTGCAACACGGTTGGGGCGCTGCTCGCCAGCCAGCTCGGCATCCAG ATCCTCACAGGCGCCTACATGGCCGTGGCCGATGTCGTCCGCTTCCTGCTCACCCTCTTTCCCCTGTGCCCGCCTGAGTCCCGTAAGACAGCAG GTCTGCCccgccggaggaggaggaggtggcggCGGCTGCGGGGTGGTCTGCTCGCCCTCACCCTGCCCCTGTCTGTGGGTGCTGGCAGGTCTCTGCTGGCGCCGGGCCCCCCCTGGCCCTCCCGGGGGCAGCTCAAGGGAGCCCAGCGGAGGCTGCTCGGGGCAGTGTTCGAG TGCAGGGGGAAGCCACGCCAGTGGAGGCGGCTGTGGGCCACCCTCTGCTCGGCCGCAGCCAGCGTCCTCTACGCAGCAGCGATTGTCACCTATAGCCAGCAGCCTGCGCGCGTCCTGAGGGCCCTGCCCTGGCTCCTGATTGCCCTGGGCTCTGCTGCACTGGATGTGGTC CTCCTGTTCATCACCTGCACGGCCAAGAGCCAGGTGGGCCAGCGGCTTGTACCAGAGGTCCCTGATGCTTGGGCCCCCCTGGCTGGAGATGGAGAGGAAGGTGACAGAAGAGCAGTAcaagaagag GTTGCGAACTGGGCCCCACTTAAGACGTTTCCAAAACCCAGGTCTGGGCCCAGAATGGTGACAACCAGCCACTGCTTAGACCTGATGATCAGGCTGGTGCAGCAG ACTGGTCACAGTGTGGCAAGGCTGCCCAGGGATGCACAGATGGGTGCAGCAGGTCCCATGCCACCGCagccccctgcctgccccccgctcccagccctgcacacGGGGCTCTCCTCATCCAGCTCTTCTGACGCTGCCTCCGTCAACTCGGAGCTCGAG GTGCTGGCTGCCGTAAAGGAGACTGCTGCTAATTCCTGCAATGGGGAGGTGAATTTCTTGCCCTGGGATGATTTTGTGCCTCAAAATGTGTGTGGTGCAGACCAGAGGAAGCTGCAGAAATGTAGGAGACAATGCAAAGGTCAGGAGGGAGCAGCCAGTTTGCATTCACAGGGCTGA
- the TMEM44 gene encoding transmembrane protein 44 isoform X4 — MPGMLATGHSDSAAWPAACLAGEPSCVSWGLWMLAALCWIAARSLLSCECPGQGHRQPSIPCLLYSFLGHICNTVGALLASQLGIQILTGAYMAVADVVRFLLTLFPLCPPESRKTAGLPRRRRRRWRRLRGGLLALTLPLSVGAGRSLLAPGPPWPSRGQLKGAQRRLLGAVFEAVKEVFPCFPCFFSLLQDNREALGFVLGLLSAFVALTVRIPALSRACRGKPRQWRRLWATLCSAAASVLYAAAIVTYSQQPARVLRALPWLLIALGSAALDVVLLFITCTAKSQVGQRLVPEVPDAWAPLAGDGEEGDRRAVQEEVANWAPLKTFPKPRSGPRMVTTSHCLDLMIRLVQQTGHSVARLPRDAQMGAAGPMPPQPPACPPLPALHTGLSSSSSSDAASVNSELEWDFEDATVQWSQPSPAAQPCSVLCPGTFGQPAAPPRCPEHPSPWLSKQ; from the exons ATGCCGGGGATGCTGGCCACGGGGCACAGCGACTCTGCCGCCTGGCCAGCGGCTTGCCTGGCTGGGGAGCCGAGCTGCGTGTCCTGGGGGCTCTGGATGCTGGCTGCGCTGTGCTGGATCGCCGCCCGCTCCCT GCTGTCCTGCGAGTGCCCGGGGCAGGGCCATCGGCAGCCGTCCATCCCCTGCCTCCTGTACAGCTTCCTGGGCCACATCTGCAACACGGTTGGGGCGCTGCTCGCCAGCCAGCTCGGCATCCAG ATCCTCACAGGCGCCTACATGGCCGTGGCCGATGTCGTCCGCTTCCTGCTCACCCTCTTTCCCCTGTGCCCGCCTGAGTCCCGTAAGACAGCAG GTCTGCCccgccggaggaggaggaggtggcggCGGCTGCGGGGTGGTCTGCTCGCCCTCACCCTGCCCCTGTCTGTGGGTGCTGGCAGGTCTCTGCTGGCGCCGGGCCCCCCCTGGCCCTCCCGGGGGCAGCTCAAGGGAGCCCAGCGGAGGCTGCTCGGGGCAGTGTTCGAG GCTGTGAAGGAGGtgttcccctgcttcccctgtttcttctcccttcttcaGGACAACAGGGAAGCGCTGGGCTTTGTCCTggggctgctctctgccttcGTTGCCCTCACGGTCAGGATCCCCGCACTCTCCAGAGCG TGCAGGGGGAAGCCACGCCAGTGGAGGCGGCTGTGGGCCACCCTCTGCTCGGCCGCAGCCAGCGTCCTCTACGCAGCAGCGATTGTCACCTATAGCCAGCAGCCTGCGCGCGTCCTGAGGGCCCTGCCCTGGCTCCTGATTGCCCTGGGCTCTGCTGCACTGGATGTGGTC CTCCTGTTCATCACCTGCACGGCCAAGAGCCAGGTGGGCCAGCGGCTTGTACCAGAGGTCCCTGATGCTTGGGCCCCCCTGGCTGGAGATGGAGAGGAAGGTGACAGAAGAGCAGTAcaagaagag GTTGCGAACTGGGCCCCACTTAAGACGTTTCCAAAACCCAGGTCTGGGCCCAGAATGGTGACAACCAGCCACTGCTTAGACCTGATGATCAGGCTGGTGCAGCAG ACTGGTCACAGTGTGGCAAGGCTGCCCAGGGATGCACAGATGGGTGCAGCAGGTCCCATGCCACCGCagccccctgcctgccccccgctcccagccctgcacacGGGGCTCTCCTCATCCAGCTCTTCTGACGCTGCCTCCGTCAACTCGGAGCTCGAG TGGGACTTTGAAGATGCGACAGTGCAGTggagccagcccagccctgctgctcagCCTTGCTCTGTGCTGTGCCCAGGCACCTTCGGACAACCTGCAGCCCCTCCGAGATGCCCCGAGCACCCGTCCCCCTGGCTGAGCAAGCAGTAA
- the LSG1 gene encoding large subunit GTPase 1 homolog, whose translation MGKKRGAGLGRCLQRQRGLERRGASSWLHASEVGGERGPDLRSAPEQSPLEEFLATAELAGTRFVAERLNIQIVSAQSRTGLLTAQEAQRVRQLHEENRQFLRIPRRPRWDRTTSAEDLKQAERESFLEWRRQLAHLEEEKKLILTPFERNLEFWRQLWRVIERSDIVVQIVDARNPLLFRCQDLESYVKEVSNDKENMILINKADLLSEEQRAAWAQFFEKEGVKVVFWSALAECKRLSGEAKELDTEDVAEDPSDSEDESSSQEDNDTAQDSAEGTSSGNALQTVNQVLISDDDSSDEYEDCEEDEEEAWQTCSEDEDGDKVKTIAPERMESRTDGAAVQHVVQEQNRNIRNFSHLVQRNELLEIFKTMHDGSRVKNGEVNVGLVGYPNVGKSSTINTILGNKKVSVSATPGRTKHFQTLYVEPGLCLCDCPGLVMPSFISTKAEMICSGILPIDQMRDHVPPISLVCQHIPRNILEATYGINIIRPREDEDPDRKPTAEELLTAYGYMRGFMTAHGQPDQPRSARYVLKDYVSGKLLYCHPPPGIDPNDFQHQHQRCPESRTVQASGQVKPEKSTKAKQIENVVDKTFFHQENVRALMKGVRAAMGYRPSSGLVPVTTPNPGNVVGKPWKKHGNRNKKEKIRRITKHLEA comes from the exons ATGGGCAAGAAgcggggcgcggggctgggCCGCTGCCTGCAGCGGCAGCGCGGCCTGGAGCGCCGCGGCGCCTCCTCCTGG CTGCACGCCAGCGAGGTGGGCGGCGAGCGCGGGCCGGACCTGCGGTCGGCGCCCGAGCAGAGCCCGCTGGAGGAGTTCCTGGCCACGGCCGAGCTGGCCGGCACCCGCTTCGTGGCCG agcGGCTGAACATCCAGATCGTGTCTGCCCAGAGCCGCACTGGCCTGCTCACGGCCCAGGAGGCCCAGCGTGTCCGGCAGCTGCATGAGGAGAACCGGCAGTTCCTGCGCATCCCGCGGAG GCCGCGTTGGGATAGGACAACCAGTGCAGAGGACTTGAAGCAAGCTGAGAGGGAGAGCTTTCTCGAATGGAGGCGACAGCTTGCCCA ccttgaggaagaaaaaaagttaattctaACCCCATTTGAACGAAACTTGGAATTTTGGCGTCAGCTTTGGAGAGTCATTGAAAGAAG tgataTTGTAGTCCAGATAGTAGATGCTAGAAACCCCCTTCTGTTTAGATGCCAAGATCTG gaaagttATGTTAAGGAAGTCAGCAATGACAAGGAGAACATGATCCTGATAAATAAAGCAGATCTGCTGAGTGAGGAGCAGCGGGCTGCTTGGGCACAGTTCTTTGAGAAAGAGGGCGTTAAGGTGGTGTTCTGGTCAGCTTTGGCAGAGTGCAAACGGCTATCTGGAGAAGCAAAG GAACTAGACACTGAAGATGTAGCAGAGGACCCGAGTGATTCTGAGGATGAAAGCTCCAGTCAAGAAGACAATGACACAGCACAAGATAGCGCAGAAGGCACATCCTCAGGCAATGCTTTGCAAACTGTAAACCAAGTTCTGATTAGTGACGATGACAGTAGTGATGAATATGAAGACtgtgaagaagatgaagaggagGCCTGGCAAACCTGTTCTGAAGATGAAGATGGGGACAAAGTAAAAACTATTGCTCCAGAGAGGATGGAAAGCAGGACTGATGGTGCTGCAGTGCAGCAtgtagtacaggagcagaaCAGGAACATCAGGAACTTCAGCCATCTGGTACAGAGAAATGAGCTgctggagatattcaaaaccatGCATGATGGATCAAGGGTGAAGAATGGGGAAGTAAATGTTGGGCTG GTAGGTTACCCTAATGTTGGCAAAAGTTCAACCATCAACACAATCCTTGGAAATAAGAAGGTGTCAGTGTCTGCTACGCCAGGCCGTACAAAACACTTTCAG ACCCTGTATGTGGAGCCTGGCCTGTGCCTATGTGATTGCCCTGGTCTGGTGATGCCATCTTTCATCTCTACCAAGGCAGAAATGATTTGTTCTGGAATTCTGCCTATAGACCAGATGAGGGACCATGTCCCACCCATTTCTCTA GTTTGCCAGCATATCCCACGAAACATTTTGGAAGCAACCTATGGAATAAATATCATAAGGCCAAGGGAAGATGAGGATCCAGATCGAAAACCAACAGCTGAAGAGCTGCTAACAGCATATGGAT ATATGAGAGGCTTTATGACAGCTCATGGACAGCCAGACCAGCCAAGATCAGCTCGATATGTGTTAAAAGACTATGTCAGT GGGAAGCTGTTATATTGCCATCCACCTCCTGGCATTGACCCAAATGATTTTCAGCACCAGCATCAAAGATGCCCAGAGAGCAGAACTGTGCAGGCCAGTGGACAGGTGAAGCCTGAGAAGAgtaccaaagcaaaacaaattgaaaatgTGGTggacaaaacatttttccaccAG GAGAATGTTCGTGCCCTGATGAAAGGCGTCCGGGCTGCAATGGGATACCGGCCCAGCAGTGGCCTCGTGCCTGTGACTACACCCAATCCTGGCAATGTGGTAGGAAAGCCCTGGAAAAAACACGGAAACAGGAACAAGAAGGAGAAAATTCGCCGGATCACTAAGCACCTGGAGGCTTAG